A stretch of the Lactuca sativa cultivar Salinas chromosome 9, Lsat_Salinas_v11, whole genome shotgun sequence genome encodes the following:
- the LOC111893646 gene encoding uncharacterized protein LOC111893646 has protein sequence MASQENVKHIEDCSVSNALGTWVFSVAGALIAIPVGIKRKSLAPLVFFGTTGTMVDIIMGISACEREHAERQQQQNSLSVSVPVSDDAI, from the exons ATGGCAAGTCAAGAGAATGTGAAGCATATTGAGGACTGCTCTGTGTCCAA CGCATTGGGGACATGGGTGTTCTCAGTGGCTGGTGCTTTGATTGCGATACCTGTAGGAATAAAGAGGAAATCATTAGCGCCACTTGTGTTTTTTGGGACAACAGGGACGATGGTTGATATAATTATGGGAATTAGTGCTTGTGAAAGAGAACATGCTGAACGCCAACAACAGCAAAATTCACTTTCTGTTTCTGTTCCTGTTTCTGATGATGCTATCTGA